One window of Streptococcus troglodytae genomic DNA carries:
- a CDS encoding GNAT family N-acetyltransferase, whose protein sequence is MIVHFSETSEELTSFFNQIFEEQYVQHFQEAKPKNQKKQVQFVLKDDAERILAAASCQQLYQTLKIENLAVDSAFQKQKLGSQLLDAIKDYARAHNILNLTLSTRSYQAKDFYLKQGFRIYGQLADVPFEGVTTYYFVYKL, encoded by the coding sequence ATGATCGTTCATTTTTCAGAAACAAGTGAAGAGTTAACATCTTTCTTTAATCAGATTTTTGAAGAACAATATGTTCAACACTTTCAAGAAGCGAAACCCAAAAATCAGAAAAAACAAGTACAGTTTGTGCTCAAAGATGATGCTGAGCGCATTTTGGCAGCGGCTTCTTGTCAGCAACTTTACCAAACGCTGAAGATTGAAAATTTGGCAGTGGACAGTGCTTTTCAAAAGCAAAAATTGGGCAGTCAGTTATTGGATGCTATCAAAGATTATGCGCGTGCTCATAACATTTTGAATCTGACCCTAAGCACACGCTCCTATCAAGCTAAGGATTTTTATCTCAAGCAGGGATTTCGTATCTATGGTCAGTTAGCAGATGTGCCTTTTGAAGGTGTGACGACTTATTATTTTGTCTATAAGTTATAA
- a CDS encoding glycerate kinase family protein — translation MHILIAPDSFKESLSALEVAQALQKGFSKSLPQATFDLLPIGDGGEGTLEALALGLHLTKASQTVSGPFGDPIEIQYAYKDDLAVFEIAAITGLEHIPKNKRTPLAISNRGIGELLIFLAQKGIRRVMVGVGGSSSNDGGLGLAAGLGYAFFDDRGEKVEAIGANLGKIVSFSDQAVPSCLRDLDVTVITDVTNCLCGPQGATYTFAGQKGLAETEFAAVDQAMRRFYELVNPAILDLQGAGAGGGLAAGLVTFAAGKIVSGIDAVLDILDFKQHVQKADLVIVGEGRMDKQSLSGKAPVGVARRTPSKTPVIAICGSLKDDLPDFPVAHIVSAFPIISRVDSLENTLAQASQNLERTAQNIGNLLSLDL, via the coding sequence ATGCATATTCTTATTGCACCAGATTCTTTTAAAGAGTCTTTATCAGCTCTGGAAGTAGCACAGGCTCTTCAGAAAGGATTTTCTAAATCCTTGCCTCAAGCGACTTTTGATCTATTGCCCATTGGTGATGGTGGCGAAGGAACCTTGGAAGCTTTGGCTTTGGGTTTACATCTAACAAAAGCAAGTCAAACGGTTTCAGGACCTTTTGGAGATCCTATTGAGATTCAGTATGCTTACAAGGATGACTTGGCAGTTTTTGAAATTGCTGCTATTACAGGTTTGGAGCACATTCCCAAAAATAAGAGAACCCCTTTGGCAATTAGTAATCGTGGTATTGGTGAATTGCTTATTTTTCTCGCTCAAAAAGGGATTAGAAGAGTTATGGTTGGTGTTGGCGGTAGTTCTAGTAATGATGGTGGTCTAGGTCTGGCAGCCGGCTTGGGTTATGCCTTTTTTGATGATAGGGGAGAAAAAGTTGAAGCCATTGGGGCCAACTTGGGTAAAATTGTTAGCTTTTCGGATCAGGCCGTTCCTTCTTGCTTGAGAGATTTGGATGTGACGGTTATTACAGATGTGACGAATTGTCTGTGTGGTCCGCAAGGGGCAACCTATACTTTTGCTGGTCAAAAAGGATTGGCAGAAACGGAATTTGCAGCAGTTGATCAAGCAATGCGCCGTTTTTATGAGCTTGTCAATCCAGCTATTTTGGATCTTCAGGGTGCAGGAGCAGGAGGTGGTTTAGCAGCTGGTTTGGTCACCTTTGCGGCTGGTAAAATTGTCTCAGGCATTGATGCGGTTTTAGATATTTTAGATTTTAAGCAGCATGTTCAAAAGGCAGATCTGGTCATTGTTGGGGAAGGACGTATGGATAAGCAGAGTTTATCAGGTAAGGCGCCAGTCGGTGTAGCTAGACGCACGCCGAGTAAAACGCCAGTCATTGCTATTTGCGGTAGTCTCAAGGATGATCTTCCTGATTTTCCAGTTGCGCATATTGTATCAGCCTTTCCTATCATTTCAAGGGTTGATTCCTTGGAAAATACGCTGGCGCAGGCTAGTCAAAATCTGGAGAGAACAGCACAAAATATTGGTAATCTTTTAAGCTTAGATTTATAA